The Impatiens glandulifera chromosome 8, dImpGla2.1, whole genome shotgun sequence genome includes a window with the following:
- the LOC124912342 gene encoding CBS domain-containing protein CBSX5-like → MAVRFLAREVSDMCLGKPQLRPLPISASVSDALSALRTTGESSVSVWKCEHSSPKKTANLDSCRCVGKVCMVDIICFLCREDNLSSPSIALQAPISDLIGNNARLVKHLDPHSRLSEAIDCILDGAQNLIIPIDNKLSKSRNKQPTTTLHNGQEFCWLTLEDVVRFILNSIGVFSPVSAMSIDSLHIIDPHVMTIHYEEPASSALNYISRSLIEQKSVAVVDEHIRIIGEISPNTLGCCDKTVAAAISTLSAGDLTSYIDYGGPPEDLVRLVKVTLKEKKLEGMYLMMEEISTSSRTTATTSGCSSSSDDKIGLVRRNGGTGRYPQKMRRSEAIICHPWSSLVAVMVQALAHRMSHVWVVGEDHCLLGIVTFYGILHVFRNIARHKPEGETSFRL, encoded by the exons ATGGCAGTTAGATTCCTAGCTCGCGAGGTATCAGATATGTGCCTAGGGAAGCCACAGCTACGGCCATTGCCGATATCCGCATCAGTCTCCGACGCATTGTCCGCCTTAAGAACCACCGGCGAGAGCAGTGTCAGCGTATGGAAATGTGAACATTCATCGCCGAAGAAGACCGCCAACCTAGATTCTTGTCGGTGTGTCGGCAAGGTTTGCATGGTAGATATCATTTGTTTCCTCTGTAGAGAAGATAACCTTTCTTCCCCCTCGATCGCGCTTCAGGCACCTATTTCTGATCTCATAGGAAATAATGCCAGACTCGTCAAACATTTAGATCCACATTCTAG GCTATCTGAAGCAATAGATTGCATACTGGATGGAGCTCAAAACCTAATTATTCCGATTGATAACAAATTAAGCAAGTCGAGAAACAAGCAGCCAACCACCACCCTGCACAATGGGCAAGAATTCTGCTGGCTAACCCTAGAAGATGTAGTTCGATTCATACTGAATTCCATTGGAGTTTTCTCTCCAGTATCAGCAATGAGTATTGATTCGCTTCACATAATTGACCCTCATGTCATGACTATCCACTATGAGGAACCTGCTTCCTCTGCTTTGAACTACATATCTCGATCCCTAATCGAGCAGAAATCAGTTGCAGTAGTAGATGAACATATAAGAATTATAGGCGAAATATCTCCCAATACATTAGGTTGTTGTGATAAAACAGTTGCAGCTGCAATTTCGACTCTTTCTGCTGGTGATTTAACTTCTTACATTGATTACGGTGGCCCTCCAGAGGATTTGGTTAGGCTAGTGAAGGTAACATTGAAGGAGAAGAAACTAGAGGGGATGTATTTAATGATGGAAGAAATATCTACATCATCAAGAACAACAGCAACAACTAGTGGTTGTTCTTCTTCGTCGGATGACAAGATTGGATTGGTGAGGAGGAATGGAGGAACGGGTCGTTACCCTCAAAAGATGAGAAGGTCCGAGGCGATAATATGTCATCCTTGGAGTTCATTGGTGGCTGTGATGGTTCAGGCGCTTGCTCATCGTATGAGCCATGTTTGGGTTGTCGGAGAAGATCATTGTTTGTTGGGAATTGTTACGTTTTATGGGATCTTGCATGTTTTCAGGAATATTGCTAGGCATAAACCTGAAGGAGAGACTTCTTTTAGGCTCTAA
- the LOC124911724 gene encoding heat stress transcription factor B-4d-like has translation MSTAEEEEGLDQSRKSGRIKGPAPFLSKTFDLLEEEEGSGGGFGGRRRLVSWNEEGTGFVVWSPDEFSEVMLPRFFKHNNFSSFIRQLNTYLCPPSLSDGRVEAFGVPSSQEGREGLDPPFGHLFSIVIEICFGLAHSNLGTPTFVDGGTILFPESVGTPIGTALGFKKAASKRWEFHHEKFQKGSRHLLREISRKKCEPSAFPAYLKASSSDTNPAAEDHDREEENQQLLLIEEENKSLKKEKDELEMQIAHFKHLQMKLLDCLSQHMHNN, from the exons ATGTCGACAGCCGAAGAAGAAGAGGGGCTGGACCAGTCGCGAAAATCCGGGAGAATTAAGGGTCCTGCCCCATTTTTGTCAAAGACTTTTGATCTTTTGGAGGAGGAAGAAGGCAGCGGCGGCGGTTTTGGCGGCCGACGGCGGCTGGTGTCGTGGAATGAGGAGGGGACGGGGTTTGTTGTTTGGTCACCCGACGAATTTTCAGAGGTCATGCTGCCAAGGTTCTTCAAGCACAATAATTTCTCGAGCTTTATCCGCCAACTAAATACATAT CTCTGCCCTCCCTCTCTATCGGATGGAAGGGTAGAGGCCTTTGGTGTCCCCTCCAGTCAAGAAGGGAGGGAGGGATTAGATCCTCCATTTGGCCATCTTTTCTCCATTGTGATTGAGATTTGTTTTGGTTTAGCCCACTCCAATTTGGGAACACCAACTTTCGTTGATGGCGGCACAATTTTGTTCCCCGAGTCTGTAGGAACCCCAATTGGGACTGCTTTg GGATTCAAGAAGGCAGCATCTAAAAGATGGGAATTTCATCATGAAAAGTTTCAAAAAGGTAGTAGGCATCTACTTAGGGAAATCAGCCGCAAGAAGTGTGAACCGAGTGCGTTTCCGGCGTACCTCAAGGCCTCGAGCAGCGACACTAATCCTGCAGCGGAGGATCATGATCGGGAGGAAGAGAATCAACAGCTACTTCTAATAGAGGAGGAGAACAAGAGCCTcaaaaaagagaaagatgaacTTGAAATGCAAATTGCTCATTTCAAACATCTTCAAATGAAGCTCTTGGATTGCCTTTCTCAACACAtgcataataattaa
- the LOC124911113 gene encoding uncharacterized protein LOC124911113: protein MAARKISSKKRSSETAPEALKTDKLKRSIFGEEDDVDLDLSSDIKGIMSALQHIRSNAQKDGQKKNEETISSVASEVKCKLDELKTKLDKDRQGFIKSLLKSSKEFENLLKGETTKFQNVTENFNREKATHLQTLKDSISKCEQEKERLFQRYEQQKKKERIHISDHEKACLQKIAQLEESLKKKKQNGKTFSTLRKKLGSFIGNASDEEFIGNGSDEDFPHDD, encoded by the exons ATGGCGGCGAGAAAAATCAGCTCAAAGAAACGGTCGTCGGAGACGGCACCGGAGGCTTTGAAAACTGACAAGCTGAAGAGAAGCATCTTCGGCGAGGAAGATGACGTTGATCTGGATCTCTCCAG TGATATCAAAGGGATTATGTCAGCGCTGCAGCATATCAGAAGCAACGCGCAGAAGGACGGAcagaagaagaatgaagagaCTATTTCAAG TGTGGCTTCAGAGGTAAAATGTAAACTGGATGAGTTGAAAACTAAACTTGACAAAGATAG ACAAGGTTTTATCAAGTCACTACTGAAGAGTTCAAAAGAG TTTGAAAACTTGTTGAAAGGTGAGaccaccaagttccaaaatgtTACTGAGAACTTCAACAGGGAAAAAGCAACACATTTGCAGACCCTGAAAG ATAGCATTTCAAAATGCGAACAGGAGAAGGAAAGACTTTTTCAGCGATACGAACAACAGA agaagaaagaaagaatccACATATCTGATCACGAGAAAGCTTGTCTACAGAAAATTGCTCAACTGGAAGaatcattgaagaagaagaaacag AATGGAAAAACTTTCAGCACTTTAAGGAAGAAACTAGGATCGTTCATTGGAAACGCTTCAGATGAGGAGTTCATAGGAAACGGCTCAGATGAGGACTTCCCACATGACGATTGA
- the LOC124911465 gene encoding serine/threonine/tyrosine-protein kinase HT1-like — protein sequence MMEQEANSWLRRTKFSHTVYHGLDSAKLVSVLSLEPNHCYGSARESSSSFSRDLKSSKSLTTKQLPRNPAPLKQRSVSPHPQTTLSDAFKEARSSNKRFLTPAPQRRDSKKEIIKKKSSKEDLTKSDSRTSPLKKFTSMKVYQSKKSSSSWKKYFDHGGGRVTSVDTVDETMVDLSQLYFGPKFAHGANSQLYQGIYKDKPVAVKIIRVPDNDNDDDENVVLTARLETQFNREVMFLSRLHHENVIKLVAAWRNAPVFSIITEYLSEGSLRGYLHKLEHDDHYCLPLEKLVEIALEIAGGMEYIHSKGVVHRDLKPENIIINEDFHMKIADFGIACEESSCDLFTDDPGTYRWMAPEMIKRKPYNRKVDVYSFGLILWEMVAGTIPYSDMTPIQAAFAVVNKNVRPVFPVSCPVAMRSLIEQCWCSQPEKRPDFWQIVEVLHQFESSLAFDGTLKLVEKNPISHDHKKGLRHWIQKLAPVHSSNMPKPRFA from the exons ATGATGGAGCAGGAGGCTAATTCATGGTTAAGGAGAACTAAGTTTTCACATACTGTTTATCATGGATTGGATTCCGCCAAATTAGTCTCAGTTCTTTCTCTAGAACCAAATCATTGTTATGGAAGTGCCAGAGAATCATCATCTTCGTTTTCTCGTGATTTGAAATCAAGCAAAAGTCTAACTACTAAACAGCTTCCACGAAATCCAGCACCTCTTAAGCAAAGATCTGTCTCACCTCATCCTCAAACAACACTATCCGATGCATTTAAAGAAGCTAGATCATCTAACAAGAGATTCTTAACACCAGCTCCTCAAAGAAGAGATTCCAAGAAAGAAATTATAAAGAAGAAATCATCTAAAGAGGATTTGACAAAGTCTGATTCAAGAACAAGTCCACTTAAGAAATTCACTTCAATGAAAGTCTACCAAAGTAAGaaatcatcttcttcatggaaGAAATACTTTGATCATGGTGGAGGAAGAGTTACTTCTGTAGATACAGTTGACGAAACGATGGTGGATCTATCTCAGTTATATTTCGGTCCGAAATTCGCTCATGGAGCTAATAGTCAGCTTTATCAAGGAATATACAAGGATAAACCTGTTGCAGTGAAGATAATTAGAGTACCGgataatgataatgatgatgatgaaaatgTCGTATTAACAGCTAGATTAGAGACACAGTTCAATAGGGAAGTCATGTTTTTATCGCGTCTTCACCATGAAAACGTCATAAAG TTGGTTGCAGCATGGAGGAATGCACCAGTCTTTTCGATAATCACAGAATATCTATCTGAAGGATCGTTAAGAGGATACCTTCACAAGCTCGAGCACGATGATCATTACTGTCTTCCGTTAGAGAAACTTGTTGAAATAGCTCTGGAAATCGCGGGTGGAATGGAGTATATCCATTCTAAAGGAGTGGTTCATAGAGACCTTAAACCAGAGAATATCATTATTAATGAAGATTTCCACATGAAGATTGCTGATTTCGGAATAGCTTGTGAGGAATCATCTTGTGATTTATTTACAGATGATCCTGGTACATACCGTTGGATGGCACCTGAGATGATTAAACGTAAACCTTATAACAGGAAAGTCGACGTTTACAGCTTTGGACTCATTTTATGGGAAATGGTAGCAGGAACTATTCCTTATTCGGACATGACACCTATCCAAGCTGCTTTTGCCGTTGTAAACAAG AATGTAAGACCAGTTTTTCCTGTGAGTTGCCCGGTTGCAATGAGATCTTTAATTGAACAATGTTGGTGTTCACAACCAGAGAAGAGACCGGATTTTTGGCAGATAGTTGAGGTATTACATCAGTTTGAATCTTCTCTTGCCTTTGATGGAACACTAAAACTAGTTGAAAAGAATCCCATATCTCATGATCATAAGAAGGGTCTTCGTCATTGGATACAGAAGCTTGCACCGGTACACTCCTCCAATATGCCTAAACCTAGATTTGCATGA